The following coding sequences lie in one Lolium perenne isolate Kyuss_39 chromosome 2, Kyuss_2.0, whole genome shotgun sequence genomic window:
- the LOC127335016 gene encoding putative disease resistance protein RGA3 translates to MELAISAVTGELVNRFISFLANKYYSSRACSEEKQLKRLQQLLLRIGMVIDEADSRYIANSCMIIQLKTLAAAMYRGHHVLDTIRNMKHKKFLEELVCDSSALSVYTPYKRSRTIDSSRATNMVINSELQSALQNLEAGVANMAEFVVLLGGCERISCRPYDAYLYIDNFMFGRHVEKQQLMGFLLEHNSPGPPAMLPVIGGNGVGKKTLVAHVCNHERVRSHFSMILHLKGDDLSRITEHEWTSGRTLVVIEFVSDVNEDEWETFHRSITNLDRGSKVVILGRSTELGKFGTVKPISLDCLAFQEYCYLFKTLAFGSANPRDHSRLAAMVEEFAMVLGESLILGNLLAYALRKNLSTQFWMYRLNWARDTVRKNMSSFGAHPHELFIRGCPLHLMGRHILYPAAPSSIVGSANGMASFPDEDLPRIMFGDLIATAGHTVFPRGDFRLISWESRLPPYTSFSHLVRSASTCVDDKPETPLSGKKRPGQFA, encoded by the coding sequence ATGGAGCTTGCCATATCTGCAGTAACAGGTGAACTCGTGAACCGATTCATCTCCTTTCTCGCCAACAAGTACTACTCCAGCCGCGCATGCTCTGAAGAGAAGCAGCTGAAAAGGCTACAACAACTCTTGCTGAGAATTGGCATGGTCATCGATGAGGCGGACTCGCGATACATCGCCAACTCATGTatgatcatacagctgaagacgcTAGCGGCAGCCATGTACCGAGGCCATCATGTGCTTGACACCATCAGGAACATGAAACACAAGAAGTTCTTGGAGGAACTGGTATGCGACTCGTCCGCCTTATCTGTTTATACTCCTTACAAGCGTTCTCGCACAATCGATAGTAGCAGAGCAACAAACATGGTTATCAACTCTGAGTTACAGAGTGCACTGCAAAACCTAGAGGCTGGTGTTGCTAACATGGCAGAGTTTGTTGTGCTTTTGGGTGGATGCGAGCGCATCTCCTGCAGACCCTATGACGCCtatctttacattgacaacttcaTGTTTGGTCGGCATGTCGAAAAGCAGCAGCTCATGGGGTTCTTGCTGGAACACAACTCCCCTGGTCCTCCGGCCATGCTTCCTGTGATTGGTGGCAATGGAGTTGGGAAGAAAACTCTTGTCGCCCATGTGTGCAACCACGAGAGGGTGCGCTCTCACTTTTCTATGATTTTGCACCTGAAAGGAGATGATCTCTCCAGAATAACAGAGCATGAATGGACGTCAGGGAGGACGTTGGTGGTTATCGAGTTTGTTTCAGATGTAAATGAAGATGAATGGGAGACATTTCATCGTTCTATCACGAACTTGGACAGAGGAAGCAAGGTGGTCATCTTAGGCCGAAGCACGGAACTGGGGAAGTTTGGTACAGTCAAGCCTATCTCGCTGGATTGCCTGGCATTCCAAGAGTACTGCTACCTGTTTAAGACGCTCGCGTTCGGAAGCGCGAACCCGAGGGACCATTCGCGGTTAGCGGCAATGGTGGAAGAGTTTGCCATGGTGCTGGGAGAGTCACTCATCTTAGGAAACTTGCTCGCATATGCGTTGAGGAAAAACCTGAGCACCCAGTTTTGGATGTACAGATTGAACTGGGCCAGAGATACCGTCAGGAAGAACATGTCTAGTTTTGGCGCCCATCCGCATGAGCTTTTTATCCGAGGTTGCCCCTTGCACCTGATGGGTCGCCACATTTTGTATCCAGCTGCTCCATCAAGTATTGTAGGGTCTGCTAACGGTATGGCCAGTTTCCCAGATGAAGATCTGCCTAGGATTATGTTTGGGGACTTGATAGCAACAGCAGGTCACACCGTTTTTCCCAGAGGAGATTTTAGGCTAATTTCATGGGAATCAAGGCTACCACCTTACACTTCATTTTCTCACTTGGTACGCTCTGCTTCAACTTGCGTCGATGATAAGCCTGAAACACCCTTGTCAGGGAAGAAGCGTCCGGGTCAATTTGCCTAG
- the LOC127335015 gene encoding peptidyl-prolyl cis-trans isomerase FKBP53: protein MSSFWGVEVKPEKPYMLTPDPRRGRLRLTQATLGAEVGKAEKGRKNVVQVQCAVKNRDPVYLCALVSGQSESCNLDFEFEEKLVTFSVLGPRSVHLAGYYVADEYDEEDMDCDTCSDELQGSDSEEDLYASDEGVVIPGSHGEMGTDSEDDLDYNSDYDSDDDEELFSNQRRGKSSVVIEEIQEDDKPAVGEGQKGSNKKQTSEDGDNSRLQVAVRTPTAGSLESEDEDGFPVSDSKSSKGSSKKETKTNEDRKRKSGDIAEPSGDVIAENDRISKKKKKAKDKRTAVDSEKVKDEGKEITQESSADIVEAKQKKKKNKKASASEVDPDQQADEKTITDDVEEPSKQAAKKKKNKKKTKENNTSEKQAQTDVSKSDSSKEETSQTRTFGNGLIIQTVALGKPDGKKAAPGKKVAVKYIGKLKNGTIFDSTVGKRPFEFRLGIGQVIKGWDIGVNGMRIGDKRRLTIPPSMGYGKEKAGQIPPNSTLVFDVELMNVK from the exons ATGTCTTCGTTTTGGG GTGTCGAGGTGAAGCCCGAGAAGCCCTACATGCTCACCCCCGACCCGCGCCGCGGCCGCCTGCGCCTCACCCAG GCGACGCTGGGGGCCGAGGTTGGTAAGGCGGAGAAGGGGAGGAAGAACGTGGTGCAGGTGCAGTGCGCCGTGAAGAACAGGGATCCCGTGTACCTCTGCGCCCTGGTCTCGGGCCAGTCGGAGTCGTGCAACCTGGATTTCGAGTTCGAGGAGAAGCTTGTGACCTTCTCGGTGCTTGGCCCCAGGAGCGTCCACCTGGCTGGATACTATGTCGC TGATGAGTATGATGAGGAGGACATGGACTGCGACACTTGCAGCGACGAGCTGCAGGGCTCCGACTCCGAGGAGGATTTATATGCGTCAGATGAGGGCGTGGTCATTCCAGGATCCCATGGGGAGATGGGCACAG ACAGCGAAGATGATTTGGACTACAATTCAGATTACGATTcggatgatgatgaagagttgTTCAGCAACCAGCGTAGAGGCAAGAGTTCAG TTGTTATTGAGGAGATTCAAGAGGATGACAAGCCTGCTGTTGGTGAAGGACAGAAGGGATCAAACAAGAAACAAACCAGTGAAGATGGTGACAATTCTCGACTCCAGGTTGCTGTTAGAACTCCAACTGCTGGATCATTGGAAAGTGAAGATGAAGATGGCTTTCCTGTATCTGACTCAAAGAGTTCAAAGGGTAGTTCTAAGAAAGAAACAAAGACTAATGAGGACAGGAAAAGGAAAAGTGGCGACATTGCTGAGCCATCAGG GGATGTAATTGCTGAAAATGACCGGAtctcaaagaaaaagaagaaggccAAGGACAAGAGGACTGCTGTGGATAGTGAGAAGGTAAAAGATGAAGGAAAGGAGATCACGCAAGAGTCCTCAGCTGACATTGTTGAAGCCAaacagaagaaaaagaaaaacaagaaggcAAGTGCTTCTGAGGTTGACCCTGATCAGCAAGCTGATGAGAAAACCATAAC CGACGATGTTGAAGAGCCTAGCAAACAAGcggccaagaaaaagaagaacaagaagaaaacaaAGGAGAACAACACAAGTGAAAAACAGGCACAGACTGATGTTTCCAAGTCAGATAGCAGCAAGGAGGAGACATCACAAACACGAACTTTTGGCAATGGTCTGATCATTCAGACGGTGGCGTTGGGCAAACCAGATGGTAAAAAGGCTGCCCCTGGGAAAAAG GTTGCTGTTAAGTACATTGGCAAGTTGAAGAATGGAACGATTTTTGACTCTACTGTTGGTAAAAGGCCTTTTGAGTTTAGACTGG GAATTGGTCAGGTTATTAAAGGCTGGGACATTGGTGTCAATG GCATGCGCATTGGTGACAAAAGAAGGCTAACCATTCCACCATCTATGGG CTATGGAAAGGAGAAGGCAGGGCAGATACCGCCCAACTCAACTCTTGTGTTTGATGTGGAGCTAATGAACGTAAAATGA